A portion of the Bacteroides faecium genome contains these proteins:
- a CDS encoding SulP family inorganic anion transporter codes for MKLFEFKPKLVSCLKNYSKETFMADLMAGIIVGIVALPLAIAFGIASGVSPEKGIITAIIAGFIISLLGGSKVQIGGPTGAFIVIIYGIIQQYGEAGLIVATLMAGVLLVLLGVFKLGAVIKFIPYPIIVGFTSGIAVTIFTTQIADIFGLSFGDEKVPGDFVGKWMIYFRHFDTINWWNTIVSIVSIIIIAITPKFSKKIPGSLIAIVVVTVAVYLMKTFGGIDCIQTIGDRFTIKSELPDAVVPALDWEAVRELFPVAITIAVLGAIESLLSATVADGVIGDRHDSNTELIAQGAANIVAPLFGGIPATGAIARTMTNINNGGKTPIAGIIHAVVLLLILLFLMPLAQYIPMACLAGVLVIVSYNMSGWRVFKALLKNPKSDVTVLLITFFLTVIFDLTVAIEVGLIIACVLFMKRVMETTEISVITDEIDPNKESDIAVHEENLIIPKGVEVYEINGPYFFGIATKFEETMAQLGDRPKVRIIRMRKVPFIDSTGIHNLTVLCEMSQKEKTTVILSGVNDKVHKVLEKSGFYELLGKENICPNINIALERAESIAE; via the coding sequence ATGAAGCTATTTGAATTTAAACCCAAACTGGTTTCTTGTCTAAAGAATTATTCGAAAGAAACGTTTATGGCGGACCTGATGGCCGGTATCATCGTAGGTATCGTGGCACTTCCATTGGCCATCGCCTTCGGTATCGCATCGGGAGTATCGCCCGAAAAAGGTATTATCACCGCTATCATTGCCGGATTCATCATCTCCCTGCTGGGTGGAAGCAAGGTTCAGATCGGTGGTCCGACGGGAGCTTTCATCGTTATCATCTACGGCATCATTCAGCAATATGGCGAAGCCGGATTGATTGTAGCCACGCTTATGGCGGGCGTGCTGCTCGTATTACTAGGAGTATTCAAGCTCGGAGCGGTCATCAAATTCATCCCTTATCCTATCATTGTCGGATTCACCAGCGGTATTGCCGTCACCATTTTCACTACCCAGATTGCCGATATTTTCGGTTTATCCTTCGGAGATGAGAAAGTTCCGGGAGACTTCGTCGGCAAGTGGATGATTTATTTCCGTCATTTCGATACCATCAACTGGTGGAACACCATTGTAAGTATTGTCAGCATTATTATCATCGCCATTACTCCCAAGTTTTCAAAGAAAATTCCCGGCTCACTGATAGCGATTGTCGTTGTCACCGTTGCCGTTTATCTGATGAAGACTTTCGGTGGAATCGACTGCATCCAGACGATAGGCGACCGTTTCACGATTAAATCCGAACTGCCCGATGCTGTCGTGCCTGCTTTGGATTGGGAAGCTGTCAGAGAGTTGTTTCCGGTGGCTATCACTATTGCCGTATTAGGAGCTATTGAATCGCTGTTGTCTGCCACCGTAGCCGATGGCGTGATTGGCGACCGCCACGACTCCAATACGGAACTTATCGCACAAGGCGCGGCAAATATCGTGGCCCCCCTGTTCGGTGGTATCCCCGCTACCGGAGCCATCGCCCGTACCATGACGAATATCAACAACGGCGGCAAGACACCGATAGCCGGAATTATCCATGCGGTAGTGCTGCTCCTTATCCTGCTTTTCCTGATGCCGCTGGCACAATATATCCCGATGGCATGTCTTGCCGGGGTACTGGTCATTGTATCGTATAATATGAGCGGCTGGCGTGTATTCAAGGCTTTATTGAAAAACCCGAAATCAGACGTCACTGTCCTGCTTATCACTTTCTTCCTTACGGTTATCTTCGATTTGACCGTTGCCATCGAGGTAGGATTAATCATTGCCTGCGTGCTCTTTATGAAACGTGTAATGGAGACGACCGAAATCTCCGTAATCACGGACGAAATTGATCCGAACAAAGAATCGGACATTGCCGTGCACGAAGAAAACCTCATCATCCCCAAAGGCGTAGAGGTATACGAAATCAATGGTCCTTATTTCTTCGGTATCGCTACCAAATTCGAAGAAACCATGGCACAACTGGGTGACCGCCCGAAAGTGCGTATCATCCGTATGCGAAAAGTACCGTTCATTGATTCTACGGGTATCCACAACTTGACTGTACTCTGTGAAATGTCGCAGAAAGAAAAAACGACTGTCATCCTTTCCGGCGTAAACGATAAGGTACACAAGGTATTGGAAAAATCCGGCTTCTATGAATTGCTGGGGAAAGAGAATATCTGTCCGAACATTAATATAGCGTTGGAGAGAGCGGAAAGCATTGCAGAATAA
- a CDS encoding acyltransferase family protein, producing the protein MKNKLPENNSTRLASLDILRGFDLFLLVFFQPVFAALVRQMNLPFLNDILYQFDHEVWEGFRFWDLVMPLFLFMTGASMPFSLSRYIGTTGSYRPVYRRILKRVILLFIFGMIVQGNLLGLDSQHLYLYSNTLQSIAVGYFIAAVIQLHFSFRWQVGITLLLLLVYWIPMTFFGDFTPTGNFAEQVDRCVLGCFRDGVFWNEDGTWSFSPSYNYTWIWSSLTFGVTVMLGAFAGKIMKEGKANRRKVVQTLLVVGLVLVGLALLWSLQMPIIKRIWTGSMTLLSGGYCFLLMALFYYWIDYKGHTRGLNWLKVYGMNSITAYLLGEVVNFRCVAASVSYGLEQYLGGYYSVWLTFANYLIVFFLLRAMYKSGLFLKV; encoded by the coding sequence ATGAAGAACAAATTACCGGAAAACAATTCCACCCGCCTTGCCTCATTGGACATTCTGAGAGGTTTTGATTTATTTCTCCTGGTCTTTTTTCAACCTGTATTTGCGGCGTTGGTGCGGCAGATGAACCTGCCGTTTCTTAACGACATACTCTACCAGTTTGACCATGAGGTTTGGGAAGGATTCCGTTTCTGGGATTTGGTGATGCCGCTTTTTCTCTTTATGACAGGAGCTTCCATGCCGTTTTCATTGTCGAGATACATAGGGACTACCGGAAGTTATCGGCCTGTTTATCGCAGGATTCTGAAACGGGTCATCCTGTTGTTTATCTTCGGGATGATTGTACAAGGCAATTTGCTTGGCTTGGACAGCCAACATCTTTATTTGTATTCCAATACGTTGCAGTCTATTGCTGTCGGTTATTTTATTGCTGCGGTTATTCAGTTGCACTTCTCGTTCAGGTGGCAGGTCGGGATAACGCTGCTGCTCCTTCTCGTCTACTGGATTCCGATGACGTTTTTCGGTGATTTTACACCCACGGGAAATTTTGCCGAGCAAGTGGACAGATGCGTCTTAGGGTGTTTCCGGGACGGGGTATTTTGGAATGAGGACGGAACTTGGAGCTTCTCTCCATCCTACAACTATACATGGATATGGAGTAGCCTGACATTCGGAGTGACCGTCATGCTCGGAGCGTTTGCCGGAAAAATAATGAAAGAGGGTAAGGCGAACCGGAGAAAGGTGGTGCAAACGTTGCTGGTTGTCGGACTTGTTCTTGTAGGCTTGGCATTGTTGTGGAGTCTGCAGATGCCTATTATCAAACGTATCTGGACAGGTAGTATGACGCTGCTTTCCGGCGGATATTGCTTTCTGCTGATGGCATTGTTCTATTATTGGATTGACTACAAGGGACATACCCGCGGATTGAACTGGCTGAAAGTGTATGGCATGAATTCTATCACAGCTTATCTGTTGGGTGAAGTCGTGAATTTCCGTTGCGTTGCCGCTTCGGTCAGCTACGGGCTTGAGCAATACCTGGGTGGCTATTACTCCGTGTGGCTTACTTTCGCCAATTATCTGATTGTCTTTTTCCTGTTGAGAGCGATGTATAAGAGCGGCTTATTTTTAAAAGTCTGA